The Streptomyces sp. RKAG293 genome includes a region encoding these proteins:
- a CDS encoding universal stress protein encodes MSAPIAVGLDGSPESMAGARWAARDALRRNLPVRLVHVWNWHPHPGETSDGLEAQRHWAQRIPREAAAELTRQYPALEIVIDQVGGQPAAVLPVVAEEAELLVLGSPRIKGISGFLIGSASLATVACAERPVVLVRAGESAEDEHQPDKAGLPSTDTPYRDVVLGLDLARPCDELLEFAFDAALQRSAGLRVIHCWKMPSAYKYRDATVGSTPESALAAQQAHALTEMLRPWRDKYPAVEVMAESVPGRPAEHLVTASADSSLLVVGRRTSHSPIGRHIGPITLAVLHHSSAPVAVVPHA; translated from the coding sequence GTGTCCGCTCCCATTGCCGTCGGCCTGGACGGCTCCCCTGAAAGCATGGCCGGCGCTCGCTGGGCAGCCCGTGACGCGCTGCGCAGGAACCTGCCGGTGCGGCTCGTCCATGTCTGGAACTGGCATCCCCATCCCGGTGAGACATCTGACGGCTTGGAAGCACAACGCCACTGGGCCCAGCGGATACCGCGCGAGGCCGCCGCTGAGCTCACCCGGCAGTACCCCGCGTTGGAGATCGTCATCGACCAGGTGGGAGGGCAACCCGCGGCTGTTCTTCCGGTCGTCGCGGAAGAGGCCGAACTCCTGGTCCTCGGGTCCCCCCGGATCAAGGGTATTTCGGGCTTCCTCATTGGATCAGCATCGCTGGCAACGGTCGCCTGCGCCGAGCGGCCGGTGGTTCTCGTACGAGCCGGTGAGAGCGCAGAGGACGAACATCAACCCGACAAGGCCGGGCTTCCGTCGACCGACACTCCGTACCGCGATGTGGTTCTCGGCCTCGATCTCGCGCGGCCATGCGACGAGCTGCTGGAGTTCGCCTTCGATGCCGCGCTGCAACGCTCCGCGGGGCTGCGCGTCATCCATTGCTGGAAGATGCCGTCGGCCTACAAGTACCGCGACGCAACGGTCGGCAGCACTCCGGAATCCGCTCTCGCAGCTCAACAGGCGCATGCCCTGACCGAGATGCTGCGTCCCTGGCGGGACAAGTATCCCGCCGTCGAGGTCATGGCGGAGTCCGTGCCGGGAAGGCCTGCCGAACACCTGGTGACAGCCTCTGCGGACTCGTCACTTCTGGTCGTCGGCCGGCGCACCAGCCATTCACCGATCGGCAGGCACATCGGCCCCATCACCCTGGCCGTGCTCCACCACAGTTCGGCACCGGTCGCGGTGGTACCGCACGCCTGA
- a CDS encoding cation-translocating P-type ATPase C-terminal domain-containing protein, which produces MRASRRPHGSGTPDSPWQTTLFLALLIAQLGVVLGLRERLFTRENPFLPAAVLASVALGAAALYLPFLQTVLQTSPPSWSGLTAAVAAGLAGLCAARVENRSARIGSRRGRR; this is translated from the coding sequence TTGCGAGCCTCGCGGCGGCCGCATGGGTCCGGCACTCCGGACAGCCCGTGGCAGACCACCCTGTTTCTCGCTCTGCTGATCGCCCAGCTCGGCGTCGTACTCGGTCTGCGCGAGCGGCTGTTCACCCGGGAGAACCCCTTCCTGCCCGCGGCTGTTCTGGCCTCGGTCGCCCTGGGTGCTGCGGCGCTGTACCTGCCGTTCCTACAGACTGTGCTGCAGACCTCACCGCCGTCCTGGTCCGGTCTCACGGCCGCCGTGGCCGCCGGCCTTGCCGGCTTGTGTGCCGCCCGCGTCGAGAACCGGTCCGCACGGATCGGTTCTCGACGCGGGCGGCGGTGA
- a CDS encoding sulfate permease encodes MRARVAEAGRHLLPGLVVLSGYRRAWLRGDLLAGATAAAYLIPQVMAYAGLAGLPPVAGLWAIVLPLLLYALLGSSRKLSVGPESTTALMTATVIGPLAAGDPARYAVLSAALAVAVGLLCLVAWAARLGFVADLLSRPVLVGYMAGVALIMIVDQLPRLTGVPVHGTEFFPQLFFFARHLPQAHLVTLAFTGVALVFLFAVQRYFRRLPGPLLLVVLGTAVVAAFGLEHHGITVIGAIPSGLPRPALPDPGDLPQLMLPALGVLLVGYTDVILTARAFATHDGGHRLDANQELLALGAANLGAGALHGFPVSSSASRTALADAAGSRTQAYSLVALGAVLAVLLVASPLLAHIPGAVLGAIVVYAALRLIDLPGFRRLAAFRRRELLLALGCLVGVLTLGILYGVLVAVGLSVAEMLARVARPHDAIEGRVPGMAGMHDVDDYPQARTITGLIVYRYDSPLFFANAENFRRRALSAVDERPGPVAWFVLNAEANVEVDITALDAVESLRKELGRRGIVFALARVKQELRDDLDAYGLTEAIGPERIFATLPTAVAAYEDWLAKHRPASAP; translated from the coding sequence TTGCGTGCCCGGGTGGCCGAGGCCGGCAGGCACTTGCTGCCGGGGCTTGTCGTGCTGTCCGGCTACCGGCGGGCCTGGCTGCGCGGCGACCTGTTGGCAGGGGCGACCGCAGCGGCTTACCTGATTCCTCAGGTGATGGCGTATGCGGGGCTGGCAGGACTGCCACCGGTCGCCGGCCTGTGGGCCATCGTGCTGCCGCTGTTGCTCTACGCGCTGCTGGGCTCCTCCCGCAAACTGTCGGTCGGGCCGGAGTCCACCACCGCACTGATGACCGCCACCGTCATCGGACCGCTCGCCGCCGGGGACCCGGCCCGGTACGCGGTTCTGTCCGCCGCTCTCGCGGTCGCGGTCGGGCTGCTCTGCCTCGTCGCCTGGGCGGCGCGGTTGGGCTTCGTCGCCGATCTGCTGTCCCGGCCGGTTCTCGTCGGCTACATGGCGGGCGTGGCCCTGATCATGATCGTGGACCAGCTGCCCCGGCTGACCGGCGTGCCCGTGCACGGGACGGAGTTCTTCCCACAGCTGTTCTTCTTCGCCCGGCACCTTCCGCAGGCCCATCTGGTCACGCTGGCCTTCACCGGAGTAGCCCTCGTCTTCCTCTTCGCAGTGCAGAGGTACTTCCGCCGCCTACCAGGGCCGCTGCTCCTCGTCGTCCTGGGAACCGCCGTTGTCGCCGCCTTCGGGCTGGAGCACCACGGAATCACCGTCATCGGCGCCATCCCCTCGGGGTTGCCCCGGCCCGCACTGCCGGACCCGGGCGATCTGCCACAGCTGATGCTGCCCGCGCTCGGCGTCCTGCTGGTCGGCTACACGGACGTCATCCTCACCGCCCGGGCCTTCGCGACCCACGATGGCGGTCACCGGCTCGACGCCAACCAGGAGCTGCTGGCACTGGGCGCCGCGAACCTCGGCGCCGGAGCCCTGCACGGCTTCCCGGTGAGCAGCAGCGCCAGCCGTACGGCGCTCGCCGACGCGGCGGGCAGTCGCACGCAGGCGTACTCTCTCGTGGCGCTCGGGGCCGTGCTCGCCGTGCTGCTCGTCGCGAGCCCGCTGCTGGCCCACATCCCGGGGGCCGTGCTGGGCGCCATCGTCGTCTATGCCGCTCTGCGGCTGATCGACCTGCCCGGTTTCCGGCGGCTGGCCGCGTTCCGCCGCAGAGAGCTGTTGCTGGCACTCGGCTGCCTCGTCGGCGTTCTGACCCTGGGCATCCTCTACGGCGTGCTGGTCGCCGTCGGCCTCTCCGTCGCCGAGATGCTGGCCCGGGTGGCCCGTCCGCACGACGCGATCGAGGGGCGGGTCCCAGGGATGGCCGGGATGCATGATGTCGACGACTATCCGCAGGCTCGTACGATCACCGGGCTGATCGTCTACCGCTACGACTCACCACTCTTCTTCGCCAACGCCGAGAACTTCCGCCGCCGCGCTCTGTCCGCCGTCGACGAACGCCCAGGGCCGGTGGCCTGGTTCGTCCTCAACGCGGAAGCCAATGTCGAGGTCGACATCACCGCACTGGACGCGGTCGAGTCCCTGCGGAAGGAACTCGGCCGGCGCGGCATCGTGTTCGCTCTGGCCCGCGTGAAGCAAGAACTGCGCGATGACCTGGACGCATACGGGCTGACCGAGGCGATCGGCCCGGAAAGGATCTTCGCCACGTTGCCCACTGCCGTGGCGGCCTATGAGGACTGGCTCGCGAAGCACCGCCCGGCAAGCGCTCCTTGA
- a CDS encoding acyl-CoA dehydrogenase has protein sequence MPDTTYPAAATPTEGSPADGAPAAGFTPQAARQETAQGFSRLVESLATGDLEFPLPGSGRTGDRFAALRSVAERDLCLARLAEGHADALAILAELGGPAPGPAERWGVWAAEPPGGGVTATRVGDGWELNGLKQYCSGAHSCTHALVTATAEDGRRLFAVEVRAPFCSPVEDSWQAIGMAGSDTPDVRFQAVPAVAVGKPGEYLTRPGFQHGGIGVAACWYGGARAVAATLRRTAAGRGPDPHTDAHLGHIDMQLHAAQAVLERAAAEIDQDPLDLAGGARVRSLRVRAVVEAVCTGVLTRVGRATGAGPLCHDVRHARNVADLTVYIRQHHAERNLAELGALVARPEESR, from the coding sequence ATGCCGGACACGACCTACCCAGCGGCCGCGACGCCGACCGAGGGCTCGCCGGCGGACGGTGCGCCCGCTGCCGGGTTCACGCCCCAAGCTGCCCGGCAGGAGACGGCGCAGGGCTTCTCGCGGCTTGTCGAGTCGCTCGCGACCGGGGACCTCGAATTTCCGCTGCCCGGGTCGGGACGTACCGGTGACCGCTTCGCCGCCCTGCGCTCCGTCGCCGAGCGGGACCTGTGCCTGGCACGGCTGGCCGAGGGGCACGCGGACGCGCTGGCGATCCTCGCGGAGCTGGGCGGCCCGGCGCCCGGTCCGGCCGAGCGGTGGGGCGTGTGGGCCGCGGAGCCGCCGGGCGGGGGCGTGACCGCTACCCGGGTGGGCGACGGGTGGGAGCTCAACGGGCTCAAGCAGTACTGCTCCGGAGCGCACAGCTGTACGCACGCACTGGTGACCGCCACGGCCGAGGACGGCCGCCGGCTCTTCGCGGTGGAAGTGCGCGCCCCCTTCTGCAGCCCGGTCGAGGACTCGTGGCAGGCCATCGGTATGGCCGGCAGCGACACCCCTGATGTGAGGTTCCAGGCCGTCCCCGCGGTGGCGGTCGGGAAGCCCGGGGAGTATCTGACGCGGCCGGGCTTCCAGCACGGCGGCATCGGCGTGGCCGCCTGCTGGTACGGCGGCGCCCGCGCGGTGGCCGCGACCTTGCGCCGGACAGCGGCTGGGCGCGGGCCGGATCCGCACACCGACGCCCACCTAGGGCACATCGACATGCAGTTGCACGCCGCACAGGCCGTGCTGGAGCGGGCCGCGGCCGAGATCGACCAGGACCCGCTGGATCTCGCGGGCGGGGCAAGGGTGCGCAGCCTGCGGGTACGGGCCGTGGTCGAGGCGGTCTGCACCGGGGTGCTGACCCGGGTGGGCCGGGCCACCGGAGCCGGGCCGCTCTGCCACGACGTGCGCCATGCCCGGAACGTCGCCGACCTCACCGTGTACATCCGCCAGCACCATGCCGAGCGGAACCTGGCCGAACTCGGTGCGCTCGTCGCGCGCCCGGAGGAGTCCCGATGA
- a CDS encoding HAD family hydrolase yields MDAQQAGGAVLFDVDGTLMDSVYLHTVAWWEAFRQKGHQVPMASIHRSIGMGSDHLLDRLLGDGRDHDEDDGLRAAHDALYAQYWSRLTPLKGAAELLRACAERGWAVVLASSASGREFDVMKKALDADDAIDASTKADDVDASKPSPDLVQVALQRAGVAADRAVFVGDAVWDAQAAQRAGVRCLGVLSGGISRQELLDAGAEQVYDGPDDLLTRLDDSALGDPNRL; encoded by the coding sequence GTGGATGCGCAGCAGGCGGGCGGTGCCGTGCTCTTCGACGTGGACGGCACGTTGATGGACTCGGTCTACCTGCACACCGTGGCGTGGTGGGAGGCCTTTCGGCAGAAGGGGCACCAGGTGCCCATGGCGTCGATCCACCGCTCGATCGGCATGGGTTCCGACCACCTGCTCGACCGCTTGCTCGGCGACGGACGGGACCACGACGAGGACGACGGGCTGCGTGCGGCGCACGACGCGCTCTACGCCCAGTACTGGTCGCGGCTGACTCCGCTGAAAGGCGCGGCCGAGCTGCTGCGCGCCTGCGCGGAACGAGGCTGGGCTGTGGTCCTGGCCAGCTCCGCCTCGGGCAGGGAGTTCGACGTCATGAAGAAGGCCCTGGACGCGGACGACGCGATCGACGCGAGTACCAAGGCCGATGACGTGGACGCCAGCAAGCCGTCGCCCGATCTCGTGCAGGTGGCCTTGCAGCGCGCCGGGGTGGCGGCCGACCGGGCCGTCTTCGTGGGCGATGCGGTCTGGGACGCCCAGGCCGCACAGCGGGCGGGGGTCCGCTGCCTCGGGGTCCTCTCCGGCGGGATCTCCCGTCAGGAACTCCTGGACGCGGGAGCCGAGCAGGTCTACGACGGCCCGGACGACTTGTTGACCCGGCTCGACGACAGCGCGCTGGGCGACCCGAACCGGCTGTAG
- a CDS encoding PIG-L deacetylase family protein: protein MTSPGGQAAANAIDAPGTDEALWRAWPGLRSLPAAALPVRGRVVIVAAHPDDEVLGFGGSISLLAAAGVELTVVSVTDGERSHPGSRVVDPVSLAAIRATETRAALDELGADRARVIRLGVPDTDVAGHEVPLAAKLTGLLRGAALCVAPWTGDLHADHEAAGRAALRAADAAGVPCLLYPVWMWHWARPDDPRVPWESGARIGLPPAALARKASAVERFASQIRPLGPAPEDAAILPPEETAHHLRDLEVVFR from the coding sequence ATGACGTCCCCCGGTGGACAGGCGGCCGCGAACGCGATCGACGCGCCGGGGACGGATGAGGCCCTGTGGCGGGCTTGGCCCGGTCTGCGCTCCCTGCCTGCGGCCGCTCTGCCGGTCCGGGGCCGGGTCGTGATCGTGGCCGCCCATCCGGATGACGAGGTGCTGGGATTCGGCGGTTCGATCAGCCTGCTGGCCGCGGCAGGGGTGGAGTTGACGGTGGTGTCCGTCACCGACGGGGAGCGGTCGCATCCGGGCAGCCGGGTCGTCGACCCGGTCTCTTTGGCCGCGATTCGGGCCACCGAGACCAGGGCCGCGCTCGATGAGCTGGGAGCCGATCGGGCCCGGGTGATCCGGCTGGGCGTACCCGACACCGACGTGGCCGGCCATGAGGTACCGCTGGCCGCGAAGCTCACCGGGCTCCTGCGCGGGGCGGCGCTGTGCGTGGCGCCCTGGACCGGCGACCTGCACGCCGACCACGAGGCGGCCGGGCGGGCGGCCCTGCGGGCGGCTGACGCGGCGGGTGTGCCGTGTCTGCTGTATCCGGTGTGGATGTGGCACTGGGCCCGGCCGGACGATCCGCGGGTGCCGTGGGAGAGCGGCGCCCGCATCGGCCTGCCCCCGGCGGCGCTGGCCCGCAAGGCGTCCGCCGTGGAGCGGTTCGCCAGCCAGATCCGTCCCCTGGGACCCGCCCCCGAGGACGCGGCCATCCTGCCGCCGGAGGAGACGGCCCACCATCTGCGCGACCTGGAGGTCGTCTTCCGTTGA
- a CDS encoding pyridoxamine 5'-phosphate oxidase family protein, with product MHRHNGFRELDRRESLRLLSLVTIGRVIYTEDALPTILPVHFLLDPDGAVLFQASAASHMARAVQGAVVAFEADHFDEAGHTGWSVVVTGRASVVTNPVKDARLRSSGPRPWLETDDGVFIHVEPELVAGRVVDGNGYVPAEQVKLSAADMP from the coding sequence ATGCACCGACACAACGGTTTCCGGGAGCTGGATCGCCGGGAGAGTCTGCGTCTGCTGTCTCTGGTGACGATCGGCCGGGTCATCTACACCGAGGATGCCCTGCCCACGATTCTGCCGGTGCACTTCCTCCTGGACCCGGACGGTGCCGTGCTGTTCCAGGCGTCCGCCGCCTCGCACATGGCCCGCGCGGTCCAGGGTGCGGTGGTCGCGTTCGAGGCGGACCACTTCGACGAGGCGGGCCACACCGGTTGGAGTGTGGTGGTCACCGGCCGGGCCTCCGTCGTCACCAACCCGGTCAAGGACGCGCGGTTGCGGTCGAGCGGTCCGCGGCCGTGGCTGGAGACGGATGACGGAGTCTTCATCCATGTCGAACCCGAACTCGTCGCAGGGCGCGTCGTGGACGGAAATGGCTACGTTCCGGCGGAGCAGGTGAAACTGTCCGCCGCCGACATGCCCTGA
- a CDS encoding AI-2E family transporter: MRRRSWFVAGFTFTLGAFLAWQVAQAVLRASQVLLLVLLAFLIAVSLEPLVGWLVGRGTRRGRAVLIVIAGFFILVAGLLAVVIPPVVTEANALVHAVPGWLQQLHDHHSTLGRLEDRYHLTDKARTQIGSGGSSVFGGLLGAGLYVVSAITATVVVVTLTVYFMVSMPAIKRFAYQLVPGSRRARTQQITEEILVRIGRFMLGNVVTSAIAGVATFAWCAPMGVPYAAALGIFTALMDMIPMVGSTIAGAVVSLVALSVSWPVAAATAGFYIAFRLLEDYLIMPRAMRFAVDVHPVVTVVAVLAGGALLGIIGALVAVPVAVAINLVLDEVAFPELDAA, translated from the coding sequence ATGCGCCGCCGGTCGTGGTTCGTGGCCGGGTTCACCTTCACGCTGGGGGCGTTCCTGGCCTGGCAGGTCGCGCAGGCGGTGCTCCGGGCCAGTCAGGTGCTGCTCCTGGTACTTCTGGCGTTCCTGATCGCCGTCAGCCTGGAGCCGTTGGTGGGATGGCTGGTGGGACGGGGGACTCGCCGGGGTCGCGCGGTCCTGATCGTGATCGCCGGGTTCTTCATCCTGGTCGCGGGGCTCCTCGCGGTGGTGATCCCGCCGGTGGTCACCGAGGCCAACGCCCTGGTACACGCCGTACCGGGCTGGTTGCAGCAACTGCACGACCACCACTCGACGCTGGGACGCCTCGAGGACCGGTACCACCTCACCGACAAGGCCAGGACGCAGATCGGATCGGGTGGCTCCAGCGTGTTCGGCGGACTGCTGGGCGCGGGGCTGTACGTCGTGAGCGCGATCACGGCCACGGTCGTCGTGGTGACGCTGACCGTGTACTTCATGGTGAGCATGCCCGCCATCAAACGCTTCGCCTACCAGCTGGTCCCCGGCAGCCGCCGGGCCCGAACACAGCAGATCACCGAGGAGATCCTGGTGCGCATCGGCAGGTTCATGCTCGGCAACGTGGTCACCTCCGCGATCGCGGGAGTGGCGACGTTCGCGTGGTGCGCGCCGATGGGCGTGCCCTACGCGGCGGCGCTGGGCATCTTCACCGCGCTGATGGACATGATCCCGATGGTGGGTTCGACGATCGCCGGAGCCGTGGTGAGCCTGGTCGCGCTGTCGGTCTCCTGGCCGGTCGCGGCGGCGACCGCGGGCTTCTACATCGCCTTCCGCCTGTTGGAGGACTACCTGATCATGCCGCGCGCGATGCGCTTCGCGGTCGACGTCCACCCGGTCGTCACGGTGGTGGCCGTGCTGGCCGGGGGCGCGCTGCTCGGGATCATCGGCGCGCTGGTGGCGGTTCCGGTGGCGGTGGCGATCAACCTGGTGCTCGACGAGGTCGCCTTCCCCGAACTCGACGCGGCCTGA
- a CDS encoding SH3 domain-containing protein yields the protein MRRVATAGVVTALAGTGILAGAGGAAAATPATATTVAHSSHVVTKAAEPRGKVVANGGLWVHQDANTTSKRLNLLSQGAVVALQCKKAGQNVDGNKLWYRLGAGKPGWVAARYVQNLAAVPYCK from the coding sequence ATGCGTCGTGTTGCCACCGCCGGTGTGGTCACCGCCCTCGCCGGAACGGGCATTCTTGCGGGCGCCGGTGGGGCTGCGGCGGCAACGCCCGCCACCGCTACCACCGTTGCCCACTCCAGCCACGTCGTCACCAAGGCGGCGGAGCCGCGCGGCAAGGTGGTCGCCAACGGCGGTCTGTGGGTGCACCAGGACGCGAACACCACCTCCAAGCGCCTCAACTTGTTGTCGCAGGGCGCCGTCGTGGCCCTGCAGTGCAAGAAGGCCGGCCAGAACGTGGACGGCAACAAGCTCTGGTACAGGCTCGGCGCCGGCAAGCCGGGCTGGGTGGCGGCGCGTTACGTGCAGAACCTCGCCGCGGTGCCTTACTGCAAGTGA
- a CDS encoding STAS domain-containing protein: MPVPSLLNVHRHDDGSRTLIAVAGDIDLDSAPLLRASLEQCLLDGIRTIDVDLSAVTFCDCTGLNLFLSARRRTAAAGGALCLHHPSEAVARLFALTGLTSLLLTPLVGLVPPLVSVPHGRSLRPVALYEATCQLADVAPVAPAWCGVR, from the coding sequence ATGCCCGTCCCGTCCCTGCTCAATGTCCATCGTCACGACGACGGGAGCCGGACGCTGATCGCCGTTGCCGGCGACATCGACCTTGACTCTGCTCCTCTGCTGCGCGCGTCGTTGGAGCAGTGCCTGCTCGACGGTATCCGCACCATCGACGTCGATCTGAGCGCCGTCACGTTCTGCGACTGCACTGGGCTGAACCTCTTCTTGTCCGCCCGCCGGCGCACTGCCGCTGCCGGCGGGGCCTTGTGCCTGCACCACCCCAGTGAGGCCGTGGCCCGGCTCTTCGCCCTGACCGGCCTCACCTCTCTTCTCCTGACACCGCTCGTCGGTCTCGTTCCGCCGCTTGTTTCGGTCCCGCACGGTCGGTCCTTGCGTCCGGTCGCGTTGTACGAGGCGACGTGTCAGCTTGCTGACGTAGCGCCTGTTGCCCCTGCGTGGTGTGGCGTGAGGTAG
- a CDS encoding trans-aconitate 2-methyltransferase, which translates to MSTAASYFDDMYRGSRDPWSLASRWYEQRKYDLTVAALPEPRYRSAFEPACSVGELTARLAERCDALLACDRVGSAVASAARRTAHLPQVAVRQLTLPDQWPDGTFDLIVLSELLYYFDTPDLTWLLDRAVESLEPGGTLVTVHWNHPVEEHLRTGDDLALILSGIPELALLADHREDDFVLQVFCRAQADGSRPASPAAREGLV; encoded by the coding sequence TTGAGTACCGCCGCTTCCTACTTCGATGACATGTACCGCGGCTCCCGCGACCCGTGGAGTCTGGCGAGCCGCTGGTACGAGCAGCGCAAGTACGACCTCACGGTGGCTGCCCTCCCGGAGCCCCGGTACCGTTCGGCCTTCGAACCTGCCTGCTCCGTCGGCGAGTTGACGGCCAGGCTGGCCGAGCGGTGCGACGCGCTGCTGGCGTGCGACCGGGTCGGGAGCGCGGTGGCCTCCGCCGCGCGGCGGACCGCCCACCTGCCCCAGGTGGCCGTCCGGCAGCTGACCCTCCCCGACCAGTGGCCCGACGGAACCTTCGACCTGATCGTTCTGTCGGAACTCCTCTACTACTTCGACACCCCTGACCTGACGTGGCTGCTGGACCGGGCGGTGGAGTCGCTGGAGCCGGGCGGAACACTGGTCACGGTCCACTGGAACCATCCGGTGGAGGAACACCTGCGGACCGGTGACGACCTGGCCCTGATCCTGTCCGGCATCCCGGAGTTGGCGCTCCTGGCCGACCACCGGGAGGACGACTTCGTCCTGCAGGTCTTCTGCCGCGCACAGGCCGATGGCTCCCGTCCGGCCTCACCCGCCGCACGGGAGGGCCTGGTGTGA
- a CDS encoding glycosyltransferase: MKVTAIGVVVPAHNEQVLLPRALNALEVARRHPALAGVRIVTVVAADSCRDDTAALARRAGAEVVELSGRSPGAARAAGVAHALAVLRTPAAETWIATTDADSAVPPDWLARQAEYAGAGWEAVVGTVRVENWPPHAAGVAARFEELYEASRPAAGLHWEHPHVHGANLGVAAGTYLRIGGFPPLTVGEDRGLVAALERGAHRVLRTADCAVVTSARLRARARGGFGDYLIGLTRSAEAEAEAGTAG; this comes from the coding sequence GTGAAGGTCACCGCGATCGGCGTCGTCGTCCCGGCGCACAACGAGCAGGTGCTGTTGCCCCGCGCCCTCAACGCGCTGGAGGTGGCCCGCCGCCACCCGGCTCTCGCCGGTGTGCGGATCGTGACCGTGGTGGCGGCCGACAGCTGCCGGGACGACACGGCGGCGCTGGCCCGCCGGGCGGGTGCGGAAGTCGTCGAGCTCAGCGGCCGCAGCCCCGGCGCGGCCCGTGCCGCGGGGGTCGCCCACGCGCTGGCCGTGCTCAGGACGCCTGCCGCGGAGACGTGGATCGCGACGACCGACGCGGACAGCGCCGTTCCGCCCGACTGGCTGGCGCGGCAGGCCGAGTACGCGGGTGCCGGTTGGGAGGCGGTGGTCGGCACCGTACGGGTGGAGAACTGGCCGCCGCACGCCGCCGGGGTCGCCGCCCGGTTCGAGGAGTTGTACGAGGCCTCCCGGCCGGCAGCCGGGCTGCACTGGGAACATCCGCACGTCCACGGCGCCAACCTGGGCGTCGCCGCCGGGACCTATCTGCGCATCGGGGGATTCCCGCCGCTGACCGTGGGCGAGGACCGGGGCCTCGTCGCGGCTCTCGAACGCGGTGCCCACCGGGTACTGCGCACGGCGGACTGCGCGGTGGTGACGTCGGCCCGCCTGCGCGCCCGGGCCAGGGGCGGCTTCGGGGACTATCTGATCGGGCTCACGAGATCGGCGGAAGCGGAGGCGGAAGCCGGAACGGCCGGCTGA
- a CDS encoding Hsp20/alpha crystallin family protein: protein MSAKLERRHGWLPPLPELFDWIEAGIRAVPGMRNVPGLHGIRIEQQLADGTYVVKAELPGIDPDQDVEISIDGDVLTIRAERAEKTEAKHHSEFRYGTFARSVRLPASARADETTADYKDGVLTVNVPVAEPKTGARTIKVQRADA from the coding sequence ATGAGTGCGAAGCTGGAACGGCGCCACGGATGGCTGCCGCCGCTGCCGGAACTGTTCGACTGGATCGAAGCCGGCATTCGCGCCGTTCCGGGCATGCGGAACGTGCCCGGACTGCACGGCATCCGCATCGAGCAGCAGCTGGCCGATGGCACGTACGTCGTGAAGGCCGAGCTGCCCGGAATCGACCCGGACCAGGACGTTGAGATCAGCATCGACGGTGATGTGCTGACGATTCGCGCCGAGCGCGCGGAAAAGACCGAGGCCAAGCACCACTCGGAGTTCCGTTACGGCACGTTCGCCCGCTCCGTCCGGCTGCCCGCGAGCGCCCGGGCGGACGAGACCACGGCCGACTACAAGGACGGCGTCCTGACCGTGAACGTCCCGGTCGCAGAGCCGAAGACGGGGGCGCGCACCATCAAGGTGCAGCGCGCCGACGCGTGA
- a CDS encoding RNA polymerase sigma factor SigF, with product MTITTAAQSTITAPASPTGALPWIEDAGTVAPADARELSRLFFDRLQSLEEGTREYQYARNTLIELNIAVVTFVARRFRNRPEPREDIIQVGTIGLIKAIDRFELSREVEFTTFAIPYISGEIKRFFRDTSWAVHVPRRLQELRLELAKATETLSDRLERDPTTAELAAFLEITPEEVTEGLVASNGYTAGTLDLPLGGDDSGDNDSILADRIGDIDPAIEGVENLLALKPLIAALPERDRRILNMRFGQEMTQAQIGAELGVSQMHVSRLLNRTLTHLRNHLTSTA from the coding sequence ATGACGATCACCACGGCAGCACAGTCCACCATCACCGCTCCTGCTTCGCCCACCGGGGCGCTGCCGTGGATCGAGGATGCGGGCACGGTCGCCCCGGCCGACGCACGGGAGCTGTCGAGGCTGTTCTTCGACCGGTTGCAGTCGCTGGAGGAGGGCACCCGGGAGTACCAGTACGCCCGCAACACCCTCATCGAGCTGAACATCGCCGTGGTCACGTTCGTCGCGCGGCGCTTCCGCAACCGCCCCGAGCCGCGCGAGGACATCATCCAGGTCGGCACGATCGGCCTGATCAAGGCCATCGACCGGTTCGAACTGAGCCGTGAGGTCGAGTTCACGACCTTCGCCATCCCCTACATCTCCGGCGAGATCAAGCGGTTCTTCCGCGACACCAGCTGGGCCGTCCACGTACCGCGACGACTCCAGGAACTGCGGCTCGAGCTCGCGAAGGCCACCGAAACACTGTCCGACCGGCTGGAACGGGACCCGACCACCGCGGAGCTCGCGGCCTTCCTGGAGATCACGCCGGAGGAGGTCACCGAGGGCCTGGTCGCATCGAACGGCTACACCGCCGGAACCCTGGACCTGCCCCTCGGCGGCGACGACAGCGGCGACAACGACAGCATCCTGGCCGACCGCATCGGCGACATCGACCCGGCCATCGAGGGGGTGGAGAACCTCCTCGCCCTCAAGCCGCTGATCGCCGCCCTGCCCGAACGCGACCGCCGGATCCTGAACATGCGCTTCGGCCAGGAAATGACCCAGGCCCAGATCGGCGCCGAACTCGGCGTCAGCCAGATGCACGTCTCCCGGCTCCTCAACCGCACCCTCACCCACCTGCGCAACCACCTGACATCCACGGCCTGA